One part of the Arabidopsis thaliana chromosome 1 sequence genome encodes these proteins:
- a CDS encoding Serine/threonine-protein kinase WNK (With No Lysine)-like protein (Serine/threonine-protein kinase WNK (With No Lysine)-related; FUNCTIONS IN: sequence-specific DNA binding transcription factor activity; BEST Arabidopsis thaliana protein match is: transcription factor-related (TAIR:AT2G27230.2).), with product MGSEYKHILKSLCLSHGWSYAVFWRYDPINSMILRFEEAYNDEQSVALVDDMVLQAPILGQGIVGEVASSGNHQWLFSDTLFQTIAIIPLGSSGVVQLGSTQKILESTEILEQTTRALQETCLKPHDSGDLDTLFESLGDCEIFPAESFQGFSFDDIFAEDNPPSLLSPEMISSEAASSNQDLTNGDDYGFDILQSYSLDDLYQLLADPPEQNCSSMVIQGVDKDLFDILGMNSQTPTMALPPKGLFSELISSSLSNNTCSSSLTNVQEYSGVNQSKRRKLDTSSAHSSSLFPQEETVTSRSLWIDDDERSSIGGNWKKPHEEGVKKKRAKAGESRRPRPKDRQMIQDRIKELRGMIPNGAKCSIDTLLDLTIKHMVFMQSLAKYAERLKQPYESKLVKEKERTWALEVGEEGVVCPIMVEELNREGEMQIEMVCEEREEFLEIGQVVRGLGLKILKGVMETRKGQIWAHFIVQAKPQVTRIQVLYSLVQLFQHHTKHDDLLS from the exons ATGGGTTCAGAGTATAAGCATATATTGAAGAGTCTCTGTTTAAGCCATGGATGGTCTTATGCTGTGTTTTGGCGTTATGATCCCATCAATTCCAT GATATTGAGATTTGAAGAAGCATACAATGATGAACAATCAGTCGCACTAGTTGATGATATGGTTCTCCAGGCTCCTATCTTAGGCCAAGG AATTGTGGGAGAAGTAGCTTCATCCGGAAACCATCAATGGCTGTTCTCAGACACATTGTTTCAG ACTATCGCAATCATTCCACTAGGATCCAGCGGCGTTGTTCAGCTAGGATCTACTCAAAAG ATTCTTGAGAGCACAGAGATATTGGAACAAACAACAAGAGCTCTCCAGGAGACGTGTTTAAAGCCACATGATTCCGGTGATCTCGATACTCTGTTTGAGTCACTGGGAGATTGTGAGATTTTCCCAGCTGAATCTTTTCAAGGATTTAGCTTTGATGACATCTTCGCTGAGGACAATCCTCCTTCTTTGCTCAGCCCTGAGATGATCTCCTCTGAAGCAGCTTCTTCCAACCAAGATCTGACCAATGGAGATGATTATGGGTTCGACATTCTCCAGTCTTACTCTCTGGACGATCTATACCAGCTGCTCGCTGATCCACCAGAACAGAACTGCTCTTCCATGGTGATCCAAGGAGTTGACAAGGATCTTTTCGACATTTTGGGGATGAATTCTCAAACGCCTACAATGGCTTTGCCACCTAAAGGACTCTTCTCAGAGCTCATAAGCAGCAGTCTTAGCAACAACACTTGTAGTAGTTCTCTCACGAACGTGCAAGAGTACTCTGGTGTGAACCAGAGCAAAAGACGGAAGCTTGATACATCATCGGCGCATAGCTCAAGCTTGTTCCCTCAGGAGGAGACAGTAACAAGTCGGAGTTTGtggattgatgatgatgagagatCAAGTATTGGAGGGAACTGGAAGAAGCCTCACGAAGAAggtgtgaagaagaaaagagcaAAGGCAGGAGAAAGCAGGAGGCCGAGGCCTAAGGACCGTCAGATGATACAAGACCGTATCAAGGAGTTGCGAGGGATGATTCCAAATGGAGCTAAG TGTAGCATAGATACGTTGCTGGATCTGACCATAAAACACATGGTGTTCATGCAAAGCCTCGCCAAGTATGCAGAGAGACTCAAACAACCATACGAGTCTAAG CTggtgaaggagaaagagagaacatgGGCGTTGGAAGTGGGGGAAGAAGGAGTGGTATGTCCGATAATGGTGGAGGAATTGAACAGGGAAGGAGAAATGCAGATAGAGATGGTGTGTGAGGAAAGAGAGGAGTTCTTGGAGATAGGACAAGTGGTGAGAGGATTGGGATTGAAGATATTGAAAGGAGTGATGGAAACAAGAAAAGGACAAATATGGGCACACTTCATCGTACAGGCAAAGCCACAAGTCACAAGGATTCAAGTCTTGTACTCACTTGTTCAGCTCTTTCAACACCACACCAAACATGATGATTTATTATCATAG
- a CDS encoding Serine/threonine-protein kinase WNK (With No Lysine)-like protein (Serine/threonine-protein kinase WNK (With No Lysine)-related; BEST Arabidopsis thaliana protein match is: transcription factor-related (TAIR:AT2G27230.2); Has 35333 Blast hits to 34131 proteins in 2444 species: Archae - 798; Bacteria - 22429; Metazoa - 974; Fungi - 991; Plants - 531; Viruses - 0; Other Eukaryotes - 9610 (source: NCBI BLink).), with protein sequence MGSEYKHILKSLCLSHGWSYAVFWRYDPINSMILRFEEAYNDEQSVALVDDMVLQAPILGQGIVGEVASSGNHQWLFSDTLFQWEHEFQNQFLCGFKILIRQFTYTQTIAIIPLGSSGVVQLGSTQKILESTEILEQTTRALQETCLKPHDSGDLDTLFESLGDCEIFPAESFQGFSFDDIFAEDNPPSLLSPEMISSEAASSNQDLTNGDDYGFDILQSYSLDDLYQLLADPPEQNCSSMVIQGVDKDLFDILGMNSQTPTMALPPKGLFSELISSSLSNNTCSSSLTNVQEYSGVNQSKRRKLDTSSAHSSSLFPQEETVTSRSLWIDDDERSSIGGNWKKPHEEGVKKKRAKAGESRRPRPKDRQMIQDRIKELRGMIPNGAKCSIDTLLDLTIKHMVFMQSLAKYAERLKQPYESKLVKEKERTWALEVGEEGVVCPIMVEELNREGEMQIEMVCEEREEFLEIGQVVRGLGLKILKGVMETRKGQIWAHFIVQAKPQVTRIQVLYSLVQLFQHHTKHDDLLS encoded by the exons ATGGGTTCAGAGTATAAGCATATATTGAAGAGTCTCTGTTTAAGCCATGGATGGTCTTATGCTGTGTTTTGGCGTTATGATCCCATCAATTCCAT GATATTGAGATTTGAAGAAGCATACAATGATGAACAATCAGTCGCACTAGTTGATGATATGGTTCTCCAGGCTCCTATCTTAGGCCAAGG AATTGTGGGAGAAGTAGCTTCATCCGGAAACCATCAATGGCTGTTCTCAGACACATTGTTTCAG TGGGAACATGAGTTTCAGAATCAGTTTCTCTGTGGCTTTAAg ATTCTTATACGGCAGTTTACTTATACACAGACTATCGCAATCATTCCACTAGGATCCAGCGGCGTTGTTCAGCTAGGATCTACTCAAAAG ATTCTTGAGAGCACAGAGATATTGGAACAAACAACAAGAGCTCTCCAGGAGACGTGTTTAAAGCCACATGATTCCGGTGATCTCGATACTCTGTTTGAGTCACTGGGAGATTGTGAGATTTTCCCAGCTGAATCTTTTCAAGGATTTAGCTTTGATGACATCTTCGCTGAGGACAATCCTCCTTCTTTGCTCAGCCCTGAGATGATCTCCTCTGAAGCAGCTTCTTCCAACCAAGATCTGACCAATGGAGATGATTATGGGTTCGACATTCTCCAGTCTTACTCTCTGGACGATCTATACCAGCTGCTCGCTGATCCACCAGAACAGAACTGCTCTTCCATGGTGATCCAAGGAGTTGACAAGGATCTTTTCGACATTTTGGGGATGAATTCTCAAACGCCTACAATGGCTTTGCCACCTAAAGGACTCTTCTCAGAGCTCATAAGCAGCAGTCTTAGCAACAACACTTGTAGTAGTTCTCTCACGAACGTGCAAGAGTACTCTGGTGTGAACCAGAGCAAAAGACGGAAGCTTGATACATCATCGGCGCATAGCTCAAGCTTGTTCCCTCAGGAGGAGACAGTAACAAGTCGGAGTTTGtggattgatgatgatgagagatCAAGTATTGGAGGGAACTGGAAGAAGCCTCACGAAGAAggtgtgaagaagaaaagagcaAAGGCAGGAGAAAGCAGGAGGCCGAGGCCTAAGGACCGTCAGATGATACAAGACCGTATCAAGGAGTTGCGAGGGATGATTCCAAATGGAGCTAAG TGTAGCATAGATACGTTGCTGGATCTGACCATAAAACACATGGTGTTCATGCAAAGCCTCGCCAAGTATGCAGAGAGACTCAAACAACCATACGAGTCTAAG CTggtgaaggagaaagagagaacatgGGCGTTGGAAGTGGGGGAAGAAGGAGTGGTATGTCCGATAATGGTGGAGGAATTGAACAGGGAAGGAGAAATGCAGATAGAGATGGTGTGTGAGGAAAGAGAGGAGTTCTTGGAGATAGGACAAGTGGTGAGAGGATTGGGATTGAAGATATTGAAAGGAGTGATGGAAACAAGAAAAGGACAAATATGGGCACACTTCATCGTACAGGCAAAGCCACAAGTCACAAGGATTCAAGTCTTGTACTCACTTGTTCAGCTCTTTCAACACCACACCAAACATGATGATTTATTATCATAG
- a CDS encoding Serine/threonine-protein kinase WNK (With No Lysine)-like protein (Serine/threonine-protein kinase WNK (With No Lysine)-related; BEST Arabidopsis thaliana protein match is: transcription factor-related (TAIR:AT2G27230.2); Has 30201 Blast hits to 17322 proteins in 780 species: Archae - 12; Bacteria - 1396; Metazoa - 17338; Fungi - 3422; Plants - 5037; Viruses - 0; Other Eukaryotes - 2996 (source: NCBI BLink).), giving the protein MGSEYKHILKSLCLSHGWSYAVFWRYDPINSMILRFEEAYNDEQSVALVDDMVLQAPILGQGIVGEVASSGNHQWLFSDTLFQWEHEFQNQFLCGFKTIAIIPLGSSGVVQLGSTQKILESTEILEQTTRALQETCLKPHDSGDLDTLFESLGDCEIFPAESFQGFSFDDIFAEDNPPSLLSPEMISSEAASSNQDLTNGDDYGFDILQSYSLDDLYQLLADPPEQNCSSMVIQGVDKDLFDILGMNSQTPTMALPPKGLFSELISSSLSNNTCSSSLTNVQEYSGVNQSKRRKLDTSSAHSSSLFPQEETVTSRSLWIDDDERSSIGGNWKKPHEEGVKKKRAKAGESRRPRPKDRQMIQDRIKELRGMIPNGAKCSIDTLLDLTIKHMVFMQSLAKYAERLKQPYESKLVKEKERTWALEVGEEGVVCPIMVEELNREGEMQIEMVCEEREEFLEIGQVVRGLGLKILKGVMETRKGQIWAHFIVQAKPQVTRIQVLYSLVQLFQHHTKHDDLLS; this is encoded by the exons ATGGGTTCAGAGTATAAGCATATATTGAAGAGTCTCTGTTTAAGCCATGGATGGTCTTATGCTGTGTTTTGGCGTTATGATCCCATCAATTCCAT GATATTGAGATTTGAAGAAGCATACAATGATGAACAATCAGTCGCACTAGTTGATGATATGGTTCTCCAGGCTCCTATCTTAGGCCAAGG AATTGTGGGAGAAGTAGCTTCATCCGGAAACCATCAATGGCTGTTCTCAGACACATTGTTTCAG TGGGAACATGAGTTTCAGAATCAGTTTCTCTGTGGCTTTAAg ACTATCGCAATCATTCCACTAGGATCCAGCGGCGTTGTTCAGCTAGGATCTACTCAAAAG ATTCTTGAGAGCACAGAGATATTGGAACAAACAACAAGAGCTCTCCAGGAGACGTGTTTAAAGCCACATGATTCCGGTGATCTCGATACTCTGTTTGAGTCACTGGGAGATTGTGAGATTTTCCCAGCTGAATCTTTTCAAGGATTTAGCTTTGATGACATCTTCGCTGAGGACAATCCTCCTTCTTTGCTCAGCCCTGAGATGATCTCCTCTGAAGCAGCTTCTTCCAACCAAGATCTGACCAATGGAGATGATTATGGGTTCGACATTCTCCAGTCTTACTCTCTGGACGATCTATACCAGCTGCTCGCTGATCCACCAGAACAGAACTGCTCTTCCATGGTGATCCAAGGAGTTGACAAGGATCTTTTCGACATTTTGGGGATGAATTCTCAAACGCCTACAATGGCTTTGCCACCTAAAGGACTCTTCTCAGAGCTCATAAGCAGCAGTCTTAGCAACAACACTTGTAGTAGTTCTCTCACGAACGTGCAAGAGTACTCTGGTGTGAACCAGAGCAAAAGACGGAAGCTTGATACATCATCGGCGCATAGCTCAAGCTTGTTCCCTCAGGAGGAGACAGTAACAAGTCGGAGTTTGtggattgatgatgatgagagatCAAGTATTGGAGGGAACTGGAAGAAGCCTCACGAAGAAggtgtgaagaagaaaagagcaAAGGCAGGAGAAAGCAGGAGGCCGAGGCCTAAGGACCGTCAGATGATACAAGACCGTATCAAGGAGTTGCGAGGGATGATTCCAAATGGAGCTAAG TGTAGCATAGATACGTTGCTGGATCTGACCATAAAACACATGGTGTTCATGCAAAGCCTCGCCAAGTATGCAGAGAGACTCAAACAACCATACGAGTCTAAG CTggtgaaggagaaagagagaacatgGGCGTTGGAAGTGGGGGAAGAAGGAGTGGTATGTCCGATAATGGTGGAGGAATTGAACAGGGAAGGAGAAATGCAGATAGAGATGGTGTGTGAGGAAAGAGAGGAGTTCTTGGAGATAGGACAAGTGGTGAGAGGATTGGGATTGAAGATATTGAAAGGAGTGATGGAAACAAGAAAAGGACAAATATGGGCACACTTCATCGTACAGGCAAAGCCACAAGTCACAAGGATTCAAGTCTTGTACTCACTTGTTCAGCTCTTTCAACACCACACCAAACATGATGATTTATTATCATAG
- a CDS encoding Transducin/WD40 repeat-like superfamily protein (Transducin/WD40 repeat-like superfamily protein; CONTAINS InterPro DOMAIN/s: WD40 repeat 2 (InterPro:IPR019782), WD40 repeat-like-containing domain (InterPro:IPR011046), WD40-repeat-containing domain (InterPro:IPR017986), WD40/YVTN repeat-like-containing domain (InterPro:IPR015943), WD40 repeat (InterPro:IPR001680), WD40 repeat, subgroup (InterPro:IPR019781), G-protein beta WD-40 repeat, region (InterPro:IPR020472); BEST Arabidopsis thaliana protein match is: Transducin/WD40 repeat-like superfamily protein (TAIR:AT5G42010.1); Has 35333 Blast hits to 34131 proteins in 2444 species: Archae - 798; Bacteria - 22429; Metazoa - 974; Fungi - 991; Plants - 531; Viruses - 0; Other Eukaryotes - 9610 (source: NCBI BLink).) has protein sequence MGTPGDEEDEDRFFDAPEVVSDDFGLHLWTSTPESVSTRRRKFLQSMGLSFKKTATDDDSEDELEPSHTDSNVVSEVVNVSSGVKEIDLLVRNESTTSSGFDVSSVSSSDTDDQTLLARNDASSSTSTMPGGLSESSSSKSGSFGDFHNSPFSQRDDLLKKGAKSWLKKLGVLTHVLESMDCESVRTQLHQVARVQTHKKQFKELSSMCIDQEFSAHDGSILAMKFSPDGKYIASAGEDCVVRVWSITEEERTDTYEVAEVDSGVYFGMNQRSQIEPLKINNEKTEKKSSFLRKSSDSTCVVLPPTIFSISEKPLHEFKGHIGEILDLSWSEKGYLLSSSVDETVRLWRVGCDECLRTFTHNNFVTCVAFNPVDDNYFISGSIDGKVRIWDVTRCRVVDYTDIRDIVTAVCYRPDAKGAVIGSMTGNCRFYHIFENQLQMDQEINVHGKKKVASKRISGLQYLPSDSDSDKVMVTSADSQIRIICGEDVICKLKASSLRTTSASFISDGKHIISTSEDSYINVWSYSQLPSKKPYSETPKSIRSYEGFLSHNASVAIPWLRQGRRDGLSECITDLDMKIPKVDCFSPMKGSTTWPEEKLEDVAMSNRGKLKLLRSAWQPHLWGLVIVTATWDGRIRVFHNYGLPIRV, from the exons ATGGGTACTcctggtgatgaagaagatgaagatcgCTTCTTTGATGCCCCTGAAGTTGTTTCCGACGACTTTGGTTTACATCTCTGGACCAGTACTCCGGAGAGTGTTTCCACTCGACGGCGTAAGTTTTTACAATCTATGGGCTTGAGTTTCAAAAAGACTGCCACAGATGATGACTCTGAAGATGAGCTTGAACCATCCCATACTGACTCTAACGTTGTGTCTGAAGTTGTTAACGTCTCTTCTGGTGTGAAAGAGATTGATTTGTTGGTGAGGAATGAATCTACTACGTCCTCTGGATTCGATGTATCCTCTGTTTCATCATCAGATACAGATGATCAGACTTTGTTGGCTAGGAATGATGCCAGTAGTAGCACTAGTACTATGCCTGGAGGATTGAGTGAATCCAGTTCTAGTAAATCGGGTAGCTTTGGTGATTTTCACAACTCTCCATTTAGTCAAAGAGATGATTTGCTCAAGAAAGGGGCTAAATCTTGGTTAAAGAAGCTTGGTGTTTTGACACATGTTCTTGAGTCTATGGACTGTGAATCAGTGAGAACGCAGTTGCATCAAGTTGCGCGAGTGCAGACACACAAAAAGCAGTTTAAGGAGCTTTCCTCTATGTGTATTGACCAAGAGTTTTCAGCGCATGATGGCTCCATCTTAGCAATGAAGTTTTCTCCTGATGGGAAATACATTGCAAGCGCTGGGGAAGACTGTGTTGTACGAGTTTGGAGTATCACCGAGGAAGAGAGAACAGACACGTATGAAGTAGCTGAGGTTGATTCTGGTGTTTACTTTGGGATGAATCAACGTTCTCAGATTGAGCCCCTGAAGATCAACAAtgagaaaactgaaaagaagTCAAGTTTTTTAAGGAAGTCATCAGACTCAACTTGTGTTGTATTACCTCCTACCATCTTCAGTATATCGGAGAAGCCTCTGCATGAGTTCAAAGGACATATAGGTGAGATCTTGGATCTTTCCTGGTCGGAGAAAGGG TATCTCTTGTCATCTTCTGTTGACGAGACTGTTCGTTTATGGAGAGTAGGTTGTGATGAATGTCTTAGAACTTTCACTCATAACAATTTCg TGACTTGTGTGGCATTTAACCCTGTGGACGATAATTATTTCATAAGCGGATCCATCGATGGGAAAGTTCGAATATGGGATGTGACTCGTTGTCGGGTGGTTGACTACACAGATATAAGAGACATTGTAACAGCTGTGTGCTATCGTCCAGATGCAAAG GGTGCAGTAATAGGTTCTATGACAGGGAACTGCCGCTTCTACCATATATTTG AGAATCAGCTGCAAATGGACCAAGAGATCAACGTTcatgggaagaagaaggttgcAAGCAAAAGGATAAGTGGTCTGCAATATCTTCCCAGTGACAGTGACTCGGACAAAGTAATGGTGACTTCTGCTGATTCACAGATCCGCATCATATGCGGAGAAGACGTCATCTGCAAGCTGAAAG CTTCTAGCCTTCGCACAACATCTGCTTCATTCATTTCAGATGGTAAACACATCATCTCAACATCAGAGGATTCATACATTAATGTCTGGAGCTACTCTCAATTACCCAGCAAGAAGCCGTATTCTGAAACACCGAAAAGCATTCGATCTTACGAGGGATTTCTCTCGCACAATGCATCTGTGGCTATTCCTTGGCTCAGACAAGGAAGGAGGGATGGTCTGTCCGAGTGTATCACAGATTTGGACATGAAGATACCGAAAGTGGACTGTTTCTCTCCAATGAAAGGATCAACAACGTGGCCTGAAGAGAAGCTGGAAGATGTTGCAATGAGCAACAGAGGGAAGCTGAAGCTTTTGAGGAGCGCATGGCAGCCTCACCTGTGGGGGCTAGTGATTGTGACAGCGACTTGGGATGGAAGGATCAGAGTATTCCACAACTATGGTTTGCCAATTCGGGTTTAA
- a CDS encoding Dof-type zinc finger DNA-binding family protein (Dof-type zinc finger DNA-binding family protein; CONTAINS InterPro DOMAIN/s: Zinc finger, Dof-type (InterPro:IPR003851); BEST Arabidopsis thaliana protein match is: Dof-type zinc finger DNA-binding family protein (TAIR:AT4G24060.1); Has 1750 Blast hits to 1190 proteins in 84 species: Archae - 0; Bacteria - 10; Metazoa - 53; Fungi - 16; Plants - 1095; Viruses - 0; Other Eukaryotes - 576 (source: NCBI BLink).), with amino-acid sequence MDTAKWPQEFVVKPMNEIVTNTCLKQQSNPPSPATPVERKARPEKDQALNCPRCNSLNTKFCYYNNYSLTQPRYFCKDCRRYWTAGGSLRNIPVGGGVRKNKRSSSNSSSSSPSSSSSSKKPLFANNNTPTPPLPHLNPKIGEAAATKVQDLTFSQGFGNAHEVKDLNLAFSQGFGIGHNHHSSIPEFLQVVPSSSMKNNPLVSTSSSLELLGISSSSASSNSRPAFMSYPNVHDSSVYTASGFGLSYPQFQEFMRPALGFSLDGGDPLRQEEGSSGTNNGRPLLPFESLLKLPVSSSSTNSGGNGNLKENNDEHSDHEHEKEEGEADQSVGFWSGMLSAGASAAASGGSWQ; translated from the exons ATGGACACTGCTAAATGGCCTCAG gagtTTGTTGTGAAGCCAATGAACGAGATCGTGACAAACACATGCCTAAAACAACAGTCGAATCCTCCTTCTCCTGCTACTCCTGTGGAAAGGAAGGCAAGACCGGAGAAAGACCAGGCTTTGAACTGTCCAAGATGCAACTCCTTAAACACCAAGTTCTGTTACTACAACAACTACAGCCTGACGCAGCCCAGGTACTTTTGTAAAGACTGCAGGAGGTATTGGACCGCAGGTGGTTCCCTCAGGAACATCCCCGTCGGTGGCGGCGTCCGCAAGAACAAGAGATCTTCTTCCaattcctcttcctcttcaccctcttcgtcttcttcttcaaagaaaCCTCTTTTTGCCAACAACAACACGCCTACgcctcctcttcctcatcttAACCCTAAGATTGGTGAAGCAGCCGCTACTAAAGTTCAAGACTTGACGTTTTCTCAAGGGTTTGGGAACGCCCACGAGGTTAAAGATCTCAACTTGGCGTTTTCTCAAGGGTTTGGGATCGGTCACAATCATCACAGTAGTATCCCAGAGTTTCTGCAAGTAGTACCCAGCAGCAGTATGAAGAACAACCCACTGGTCTCAACTTCCTCGTCTTTGGAGCTTTTAGGGATCTCTAGTTCCTCTGCTTCCTCTAACTCACGCCCTGCTTTCATGTCTTATCCAAATGTTCATGATTCATCGGTCTACACAGCATCCGGGTTTGGTCTGAGTTACCCACAGTTTCAAGAGTTCATGAGACCAGCTTTGGGATTCTCTCTTGATGGTGGGGATCCTCTACGTCAAGAAGAGGGGTCCAGTGGCACTAATAATGGAAGGCCGTTGCTGCCATTTGAGAGCCTCCTCAAACTTCCAGTTTCATCATCAAGCACCAATAGTGGTGGGAATGGCAATCTGAAAGAGAATAATGATGAGCATAGTGATCATGAacatgagaaagaagaaggagaagctgACCAATCTGTTGGGTTTTGGAGTGGCATGTTAAGTGCTGGTGCTTCTGCTGCTGCATCTGGTGGTTCATGGCAATAA
- a CDS encoding Serine/threonine-protein kinase WNK (With No Lysine)-like protein: MGSEYKHILKSLCLSHGWSYAVFWRYDPINSMILRFEEAYNDEQSVALVDDMVLQAPILGQGIVGEVASSGNHQWLFSDTLFQWEHEFQNQFLCGFKTIAIIPLGSSGVVQLGSTQKILESTEILEQTTRALQETCLKPHDSGDLDTLFESLGDCEIFPAESFQGFSFDDIFAEDNPPSLLSPEMISSEAASSNQDLTNGDDYGFDILQSYSLDDLYQLLADPPEQNCSSMVIQGVDKDLFDILGMNSQTPTMALPPKGLFSELISSSLSNNTCSSSLTNVQEYSGVNQSKRRKLDTSSAHSSSLFPQEETVTSRSLWIDDDERSSIGGNWKKPHEEGVKKKRAKAGESRRPRPKDRQMIQDRIKELRGMIPNGAKCSIDTLLDLTIKHMVFMQSLAKYAERLKQPYESKVMNQIYPFSKYTSV, translated from the exons ATGGGTTCAGAGTATAAGCATATATTGAAGAGTCTCTGTTTAAGCCATGGATGGTCTTATGCTGTGTTTTGGCGTTATGATCCCATCAATTCCAT GATATTGAGATTTGAAGAAGCATACAATGATGAACAATCAGTCGCACTAGTTGATGATATGGTTCTCCAGGCTCCTATCTTAGGCCAAGG AATTGTGGGAGAAGTAGCTTCATCCGGAAACCATCAATGGCTGTTCTCAGACACATTGTTTCAG TGGGAACATGAGTTTCAGAATCAGTTTCTCTGTGGCTTTAAg ACTATCGCAATCATTCCACTAGGATCCAGCGGCGTTGTTCAGCTAGGATCTACTCAAAAG ATTCTTGAGAGCACAGAGATATTGGAACAAACAACAAGAGCTCTCCAGGAGACGTGTTTAAAGCCACATGATTCCGGTGATCTCGATACTCTGTTTGAGTCACTGGGAGATTGTGAGATTTTCCCAGCTGAATCTTTTCAAGGATTTAGCTTTGATGACATCTTCGCTGAGGACAATCCTCCTTCTTTGCTCAGCCCTGAGATGATCTCCTCTGAAGCAGCTTCTTCCAACCAAGATCTGACCAATGGAGATGATTATGGGTTCGACATTCTCCAGTCTTACTCTCTGGACGATCTATACCAGCTGCTCGCTGATCCACCAGAACAGAACTGCTCTTCCATGGTGATCCAAGGAGTTGACAAGGATCTTTTCGACATTTTGGGGATGAATTCTCAAACGCCTACAATGGCTTTGCCACCTAAAGGACTCTTCTCAGAGCTCATAAGCAGCAGTCTTAGCAACAACACTTGTAGTAGTTCTCTCACGAACGTGCAAGAGTACTCTGGTGTGAACCAGAGCAAAAGACGGAAGCTTGATACATCATCGGCGCATAGCTCAAGCTTGTTCCCTCAGGAGGAGACAGTAACAAGTCGGAGTTTGtggattgatgatgatgagagatCAAGTATTGGAGGGAACTGGAAGAAGCCTCACGAAGAAggtgtgaagaagaaaagagcaAAGGCAGGAGAAAGCAGGAGGCCGAGGCCTAAGGACCGTCAGATGATACAAGACCGTATCAAGGAGTTGCGAGGGATGATTCCAAATGGAGCTAAG TGTAGCATAGATACGTTGCTGGATCTGACCATAAAACACATGGTGTTCATGCAAAGCCTCGCCAAGTATGCAGAGAGACTCAAACAACCATACGAGTCTAAGGTAATGAATCAAATATATCCATTCAGTAAGTACACAAGTGTTTGA